Part of the Pseudomonas sp. P8_241 genome is shown below.
TCGTGGGACCACAGGTACAGCCCGCGATGGTACCCATGTACCCGGCCGCGAACCCGCTCGACCGCCGTGCATTCCGGCCGCCAGATCAGCGATCCATACGCGAACAGCCACACCGGCCCGCCCTTGTGGCGTGCCATGGTCGATTGCATTGAGCCGAGCAATTGTTCGTGCGTGAGCTGCGGCCCCAGATCGAGCCGCGGAGGGTAAGCCAGATTCAAAAAAGCGGATTCAATGGCGCTCATGGCGAATAGCGTTCAGCTCCCCGCGAGTGAAGGAATTACTTAATAGAACGCACCGTTGTAACAATAAGGCACATAAGTTTTAAGGCAATTTAAATGCCATGGCACAGTTCTTAATTAATAGCCTGGACGACATATAACCTACCGACATTTATAAATTTGTATAAATACCGATAAGCTATATAGAGAGTTATAACCTGTAGGAGCGAGCAGGCTCGCGATGGTCGTTAACGATTACGCGGGGAGTCTGGCTGCCCGCGGCGCTCTTGAGTTCATCGCGAGCATGCTCGCTCCTACAGTTTGGAGGGGCGTAATCAAGATCGAGGATCAAGATCGCGGACCAAGATCGAGGATCAAGATCGAGGCGCATACGCAAAAACGTCGGCGCGCATTTGGTGAGCGTCCATGCCCGCCTCCACCAGCGCGTCCAGTGTGCCGTAGACCATCGCCGGAGAGCCGCTGGCGTACACATGCAGAGGCTTCAGGTTCGGGAAGTCCTCGCAAACCGCTTCATGCAGCATGCCGCAGCGCCCTCCCCATCCGCATTGGTCGCTGACGACTTTGTGCAGGAACAGATTGGGTAACTTCAGCCATTCGTCCCAATGTTCGATCTGATAAAAATCTTCAGGACGGCGCACTCCCCAATACAGGTGCACCGGGTATTTGAAACCAGAGGCCCGGCAATGTTCGATCAGGCTGTGGATCTGGCCCATGCCAGTACCTGCTGCGATCAGCACCAAGGGGCCGTCCGGCAGTTCCGCGAGATGGGTATCGCCGAATGGCAGCTCGACCCGCACCATGGGGCGGCGCTGGAGCTGCTCGATGAGACTCAGCGCACTGGTTTCGCGCGCCAGGACGTGAATCTCGAGGTCGCGCCCCCCGTGCGGTGCCGAGGCCAGGGAGAAAGCGGATTTCTCGCCACTCTCCCGTTCGATCATCAAGTATTGCCCGGCATGGTAACGCGGCGGTTTCCCGGCTGGAGCCCGCAGACGCACGCGCCAGGTATCGCCACCCACTTCCTTGCACTCAATGACCTGACACGACACGCTGCGCACCGGCAGTTCTCCCAGCGCGAGCACGCCATCCCACAGCACGATGCAGTCTTCCAGCGGCTCCGCTATGCAAGTGTAGAACTCGCCATGGTCCCGCACATTGCCGGCCTGTTCGACCCGGCCTTCCACCAACAGCGCCGCGCACACGTGGCAATTGCCGTTGCGGCAGCTTTGCGGGCATTCATAGCCCAGGCGTCGTGCGCCATCGAGAATCCGCTCGCTGGGCAATATCTCAAGCACTGCTCCGGAGGGCTGCAAGGTTACACGCATCAATCTATTCCTAACTGATTCCAGATGGCATCGATCCGTTGTGTGACGGCATCGTCCTTGACGATCACCCGGCCCCACTCGCGGGTGGTTTCACCAGGCCATTTATGCGTGGCATCGAGGCCCATTTTCGAACCCAGGCCAGACACCGGTGAAGCGAAGTCCAGGTAGTCGATCGGCGTGTTTTCGATCATCACCGTGTCGCGCTTGGGGTCCATGCGCGTAGTGATGGCCCAGATCACATCGTTCCAGTCCCGGGCGTTGATATCGTCGTCGGTGACGATAACGAACTTGGTGTACATGAACTGTCGCAAAAACGACCAGACACCGAGCATTACCCGCTTGGCGTGGCCGGGATAGGACTTCTTCATGGTCACGATGGCCATGCGATAGGAACAGCCCTCAGGCGGCAGATAGAAATCGGTGATCTCCGGGAACTGCTTCTGCAGGATCGGCACGAACACTTCGTTCAACGCAACGCCGAGGATCGCCGGCTCATCCGGCGGACGGCCGGTGTAGGTGCTGTGGTAGATCGGCTTGATCCGGTGGGTGATGCGCTCAACGGTGAACACCGGGAAGCTGTCGACTTCGTTGTAGTAACCGGTGTGGTCGCCGTAAGGGCCTTCATCGGCCATCTCGCCCGGATGGATCACGCCTTCGAGGATGATCTCGGCGGTGGCCGGCACTTGCAGGTCGTTGCCCCGGCACTTCACCAGTTCGGTGCGATTACCGCGCAAGAGGCCAGCGAAGGCGTACTCGGAAAGGCTGTCGGGGACAGGCGTCACTGCACCAAGGATGGTCGCAGGGTCGGCGCCCAGCGCCACGGCCACGGGGAACGGCTGGCCCGGATGCTTCTCGCACCACTCTCGGTAGTCCAGCGCGCCGCCGCGGTGGCTCAGCCAGCGCATGATGACCTTGTTGCGGCCAATCACTTGCTGACGATAGATGCCGAGGTTCTGGCGATCCTTGTTCGGGCCTTTGGTGACGGTCAGGCCCCAAGTGATCAGCGGCGCAACATCGCCCGGCCAGCAGGTCTGTACTGGCAGTGTCGAGAGGTCGACGTCGTCGCCTTCGATGACCACTTCCTGGCAGACCGCATCTTTGACGACCTTGGGTGCCATCGAAATGATCTTGCGGAAAATCGGCAGTTTGGACCAGGCATCTTTCAGCCCCTTCGGCGGCTCGGGTTCCTTGAGGAACGCCAGCAACTTGCCGATCTCGCGCAGTTCGCTGACCGCTTCGGCGCCCATGCCCAACGCCACACGCTCGGGGGTGCCGAACAGATTGCCGAGCACCGGTATGTCGTAACCGGTAGGCTTTTCGAATAGCAGGGCCGGGCCTTTTGCGCGCAATGTGCGGTCGCAGACCTCGGTCATTTCGAGCACTGGGGACACCGGGATCTGGATGCGCTTGAGTTCGCCGCGCTGTTCCAGCCCGCTGATAAAGTCGCGCAAGTCGCGATACTGCATGCGTGAGCCTCGTGTTGGCCGTGGCGTTCGGGGCAGGCAGTTTAGCGCCGAACCCTTCGGTTCAGAACCACGAACTGCCTGTTGATCAAAAAACAGATAGCAAAAAGCCGGGTTTCCCCGGCTTTTTGGCCTGCTCGACTTACTTGCGTTTCATCGACAGGAAGAACTCATCGTTGGTCTTGGTCGTTTTCAGCTTGTCGACCAGGAACTCGATGGCAGCGACTTCGTCCATCGGGTGCAGCAGCTTGCGCAGAATCCACATGCGCTGCAACTCGTCGTCGGCGGTCAGCAACTCTTCGCGGCGGGTACCGGAACGGTTGATGTTGATGGCCGGGAAGACGCGTTTTTCAGCGATACGGCGATCCAGAG
Proteins encoded:
- the ubiD gene encoding 4-hydroxy-3-polyprenylbenzoate decarboxylase; this encodes MQYRDLRDFISGLEQRGELKRIQIPVSPVLEMTEVCDRTLRAKGPALLFEKPTGYDIPVLGNLFGTPERVALGMGAEAVSELREIGKLLAFLKEPEPPKGLKDAWSKLPIFRKIISMAPKVVKDAVCQEVVIEGDDVDLSTLPVQTCWPGDVAPLITWGLTVTKGPNKDRQNLGIYRQQVIGRNKVIMRWLSHRGGALDYREWCEKHPGQPFPVAVALGADPATILGAVTPVPDSLSEYAFAGLLRGNRTELVKCRGNDLQVPATAEIILEGVIHPGEMADEGPYGDHTGYYNEVDSFPVFTVERITHRIKPIYHSTYTGRPPDEPAILGVALNEVFVPILQKQFPEITDFYLPPEGCSYRMAIVTMKKSYPGHAKRVMLGVWSFLRQFMYTKFVIVTDDDINARDWNDVIWAITTRMDPKRDTVMIENTPIDYLDFASPVSGLGSKMGLDATHKWPGETTREWGRVIVKDDAVTQRIDAIWNQLGID
- a CDS encoding CDP-6-deoxy-delta-3,4-glucoseen reductase, with the translated sequence MRVTLQPSGAVLEILPSERILDGARRLGYECPQSCRNGNCHVCAALLVEGRVEQAGNVRDHGEFYTCIAEPLEDCIVLWDGVLALGELPVRSVSCQVIECKEVGGDTWRVRLRAPAGKPPRYHAGQYLMIERESGEKSAFSLASAPHGGRDLEIHVLARETSALSLIEQLQRRPMVRVELPFGDTHLAELPDGPLVLIAAGTGMGQIHSLIEHCRASGFKYPVHLYWGVRRPEDFYQIEHWDEWLKLPNLFLHKVVSDQCGWGGRCGMLHEAVCEDFPNLKPLHVYASGSPAMVYGTLDALVEAGMDAHQMRADVFAYAPRS